CCGAAGCCGACCATGATCGCCTCGATCTGCGCGCGGGTGGAATCGGGGGTGAAGCGTCTCATGGTTCCATCATGGCACCGACGCGGTACTCGACGAGCACGCCGCGGTGATCCGAGCCCGGGATGTCGACGACGCGGCCGTGCTGCGCGCCGAATGTCCGCGGATCGAAGAGCTGGTGGTCGATGACGGTGCCGAGCGGTCGCGGCCATGCCATTCCGCGCACGGCTGCGGGCCACGTCCCGGTGACCCCCATCCCGAGCTCCGCACCGGCGTCGGCGCAGTCGGTGTGGCCGTGGAGGGCGTGGTGGTCGAGCGCGGCGTTGAAGTCCCCGACGACGAGGGTGCCCTCCCCCGCGCGGCACAGCGCGGCGGACTCCGACACCGAGCGCCACCAGTTGAACTGGCGCGGGGCGAGGTCGATCGGGGCGTAGGTGTGGACCGCGTACACGTCCCCGACAGTCGTGCGCACCCCGGCGGTGGCGAACGGGAGCGGGGTGCCGTCGATCTCGGCGGGCTCGAGCGCGGGCCGGACGAGGAGGATCGTCGCTGCGGTGTCGACCCCGGACCGGACCGACACCGCGGCGATGGCGTAGTCCGCACTCAGTCCGGTGCGGTGGAGGATCTGCGCGGCGATCGCGGGCGAGGTCTCCTGGAGTGCGATGACGTCGGCACCGGCATCGGCGGCGTCGACGAGCACGCTGTCGTACCCGGAGTTGCCGATGAGGACGTTCGCGGTGAGGACGGTGAGGGTGTCCCCCGGCTGCTTCGCGGCGGACCCGGATCCCGCCGCGGCCGACTCCGCGCGCGCCGCACCGGCGACGGCCCGGTCGACGAGGATCCCGGCGCTTGCCAGCGCGAGCACTGCAATGCCCCCGAGCAGCCCGGCGAGGACGCGACGCGGGCGGGGGAATCGCAGGAGCAGCGCGAGGACGGGCAGGAGGACGAGCACGACGAGCGTGACGGGTGCCCGCAGGGCGCTCAGGTGGACGAAGCCGGTGATCGTCCGCAGACCGAGGGCGTCGGGGAAGAGCACTGCGCCGCCGAGCACCGCGCCCCCGATCACCCCGAGGAGCACCGGCCGGAGGGCACCGGCACCGGTTCGGCGGCGCGCGGGACGTCGCGGCTCGGCTCGATCGTTCACCGCACTAGGATATGAGAGGAATCGACGTCAACCGGGAAGAGGCGGCACACATGGCACTGGCAGATCTCTCGCGGACGGAGCTCGAGGCGGAGCTCGCGGCCGCCGACGAGGCGTACTCCGCCTTCGCCGCCCGCGGCCTCGCCCTCGACATCACCCGCGGCAAGCCGGGAGTCGATCAGCTCGATCTCTCCGACGCCCTCCTCACCGCCGTGACCGGCGGGGACACCCGGAGCCGGGACGGTGTCGACGTCCGCAACTACGGCGGGCTCGAAGGACTGCCCGAGATCCGGGAGATCTTCGGCGAACTCCTGAGGATCCCGGCCGAGCAGCTGCTCGCCCAGGGCAACTCCTCGCTCACCCTCATGCATCAGGCGCTCTCCTTCGCCCTCCTGCACGGCACCGTCGACGGGGACGGTCCGTGGGCCGGCGGGCCGCGCCGCATGCTGTGCCCGGTGCCCGGCTACGACCGGCACTTCGCCCTCGCGGAGGCACTCGGCTTCGAGCTCGTCTCCGTTCCCACCGACGAGGAGGGTCCCGTGCTCTCCGCGGTCGAGGAGCTCGTCGCCGCGGACCCCTCGATCAAGGGCATGTGGCTCGTCCCGATGTACTCCAACCCCACTGGGGTGTCGCTGAGCGAGGAACGGGCCCGCGCCGTCCTCGCGATGGAGACGGCTGCACCGGACTTCCGCCTACTGTGGGACAACGCCTACGGCATCCATCACCTCCGCAGCCCCGAGGCGCCGATGCTCGACGTGCTCGGCATGGCGCAGGACGCCGGCCGACCGCACCGGGTGTGGGTCTTCGCATCGACGTCGAAGATCACCCACGCCGGCGCCGGCGTCGCCTTCTTCGCTGGCTCGCCGGACACGATCGCGTGGTTCACCGAGCACCTCGGCGCCGGATCGATCGGCCCGGACAAGATCAACCAGCTCCGCCACGCCCGGTTCTTCGGCGATGCGGACGGGGTGCGCCGGCACATGGCGCGGCACGCCGAGCTCATCCGCCCGAAGTTCGAGATCGTGACGGAGAAGCTCGAGGCCGGACTCGCCGGCGCGGGCGCGGCCACGTGGACCGACCCCGACGGCGGGTACTTCATCACCCTCACCGTCATGCCGGGCACCGCCGATCGGGTGGTCAAGCTCGCCGGCGAGGCCGGGGTCAAGCTCACCCCCGCAGGATCCACGCACCCCTACGGTCTCGACCCCGACGACGCGGTCATCCGGATCGCGCCGACGATGCCGACTCTCGACGAGGTCGCCGCCGCGGCGGAGGGCCTGGCCGTGTGCGTCCGGCGCGCCGCCTGCGAGAAGCTGCTCGCCGACTGAACGGACCGCTTTCGGGGCGGGGTCCATCCCGCCCGGACACGACGAGGCCCCCGCCGGAAACCCGGCGGGGGCCTCGCTGTGCGGTGGGGTCAGCGGTAGTCGTCGTAGAAGCCCTGGCCGGACTTCACGCCGAGCAGTCCGGCGTCGACCATCCGGCTCAGCAGGAGCGGCGGCTTGTTCGCCGGATCCCCGGTCTCCTCGTAGATGCTCTGGCCGACGTAGAAGCACGTGTCGAGGCCGACGCGATCGGCCAGCCGGATCGGACCCATGGGATGGGCGCAGCCGTTGATCATTCCGGTGTCGATGTCCTCCTTCGTCGCGTGCCCGGCCTCGAGCATGCGGATGGCGGAGAACAGGAACGGGATGAGGAGGGCGTTGACGATGAAGCCCGGGCGGTCGTCCGAGCGGATCGTCACCTTGCCGAGCACCTCGGTGGTGAAGGCGTCGAGCTCGTCGGCCACCCCGGGATCGGTGAGGATCGAGGAGATGATCTCGACGAGCGGCTGCAC
This Brevibacterium ihuae DNA region includes the following protein-coding sequences:
- a CDS encoding endonuclease/exonuclease/phosphatase family protein, translated to MNDRAEPRRPARRRTGAGALRPVLLGVIGGAVLGGAVLFPDALGLRTITGFVHLSALRAPVTLVVLVLLPVLALLLRFPRPRRVLAGLLGGIAVLALASAGILVDRAVAGAARAESAAAGSGSAAKQPGDTLTVLTANVLIGNSGYDSVLVDAADAGADVIALQETSPAIAAQILHRTGLSADYAIAAVSVRSGVDTAATILLVRPALEPAEIDGTPLPFATAGVRTTVGDVYAVHTYAPIDLAPRQFNWWRSVSESAALCRAGEGTLVVGDFNAALDHHALHGHTDCADAGAELGMGVTGTWPAAVRGMAWPRPLGTVIDHQLFDPRTFGAQHGRVVDIPGSDHRGVLVEYRVGAMMEP
- a CDS encoding aminotransferase class I/II-fold pyridoxal phosphate-dependent enzyme, whose amino-acid sequence is MALADLSRTELEAELAAADEAYSAFAARGLALDITRGKPGVDQLDLSDALLTAVTGGDTRSRDGVDVRNYGGLEGLPEIREIFGELLRIPAEQLLAQGNSSLTLMHQALSFALLHGTVDGDGPWAGGPRRMLCPVPGYDRHFALAEALGFELVSVPTDEEGPVLSAVEELVAADPSIKGMWLVPMYSNPTGVSLSEERARAVLAMETAAPDFRLLWDNAYGIHHLRSPEAPMLDVLGMAQDAGRPHRVWVFASTSKITHAGAGVAFFAGSPDTIAWFTEHLGAGSIGPDKINQLRHARFFGDADGVRRHMARHAELIRPKFEIVTEKLEAGLAGAGAATWTDPDGGYFITLTVMPGTADRVVKLAGEAGVKLTPAGSTHPYGLDPDDAVIRIAPTMPTLDEVAAAAEGLAVCVRRAACEKLLAD